Proteins encoded in a region of the Oncorhynchus gorbuscha isolate QuinsamMale2020 ecotype Even-year linkage group LG16, OgorEven_v1.0, whole genome shotgun sequence genome:
- the LOC123998643 gene encoding 2-acylglycerol O-acyltransferase 2-A-like, with protein sequence MKIQFAPTDVPLTRRLQMASVLQWVFSFLGLAPCCIMMFFVLMFTRFWLISVLYACWFFVDWETPSKGGRRFHFLRHLRVWDYMRDYFPVKLVKTADLDPGKNYILGFHPHGVLVAGAFINFCTYATGFRKLFPGLDSFLLMLPLWFRAPFFRDYIMMAGLIPSDKESASYLLRRQGGGNAVVIAVGGAPEALDARPGAFNILLANKKGFVKLAMEHGAHLVPVFSFGENELFDQVGNPRGTCLRWIQDKLQSIMGISLPLFHARGIFQYSFGIIPYRKPINTVVGRPIRVEKNEKPTEEELDALHQLYTEELSQLFEEHKGKYGVPENQHLSFV encoded by the exons ATGAAGATCCAATTTGCCCCTACTGACGTGCCCCTAACCAGGAGACTGCAGATGGCCTCAGTGCTGCAGTGGGTCTTTTCCTTTCTGGGCCTGG CGCCATGCTGCATCATGATGTTCTTTGTGTTGATGTTCACACGGTTCTGGCTGATCAGCGTGCTGTATGCCTGTTGGTTTTTCGTCGACTGGGAAACGCCGTCGAAGGGGGGCCGCAGGTTCCACTTCCTGCGCCACCTACGTGTCTGGGACTACATGAGGGACTACTTCCCTGTTAAG CTGGTGAAGACAGCAGACTTGGACCCCGGGAAGAACTACATCCTTGGTTTCCATCCCCATGGGGTGCTGGTGGCTGGAGCCTTCATTAACTTCTGTACGTACGCTACAGGTTTCAGGAAGCTGTTCCCTGGCCTTGACAGCTTCCTGCTGATGCTGCCTCTCTGGTTCAGAGCCCCCTTCTTCAGAGACTACATCATGATGGCAG GTCTAATTCCCTCGGACAAGGAGAGTGCCAGCTATCTGTTACGTCGACAGGGAGGTGGGAATGCCGTTGTTATAGCAGTGGGAGGAGCCCCCGAGGCCCTGGACGCACGCCCTGGCGCTTTCAACATTCTCTTGGCCAATAAGAAAGGTTTCGTCAAACTGGCAATGGAACATGG TGCCCATCTGGTGCCAGTCTTCTCCTTTGGAGAGAACGAGTTGTTTGACCAGGTGGGGAACCCTCGAGGCACCTGTCTCCGCTGGATTCAGGACAAGCTGCAGAGCATCATGGGTATCTCTCTGCCCCTCTTCCATGCGCGGGGCATCTTCCAGTACAGCTTTGGTATCATACCCTATAGGAAGCCCATCAACACTGTGG TGGGACGGCCAATCAGAGTGGAGAAGAATGAAAAGCCCACAGAGGAAGAGCTGGATGCCCTCCATCAGCTCTACACAGAAGAACTCAGCCAGCTGTTTGAGGAGCACAAGGGCAAGTACGGAGTGCCAGAGAACCAACACCTTAGCTTCGTCTGA